The Verrucomicrobiia bacterium genome has a segment encoding these proteins:
- a CDS encoding ABC transporter permease, translated as MNLLAELKEGLSIAWDAIRANKLRSILTTLGVVIGVVTVTLMGTAIQGLNRAFVDSISFIGGDTLYVQRSAWFVNSHDDWMKMQKRKQLTLAEVNELERQFTSAVAIAPVAQSRRPVRFGKRSSDGVPVIGTTASYFQISGLMVSHGRVLSHAEAEGGRPVCVIGATVATNLFRENSPLGARVTIGQTQFEVVGVLEKKGGLFGDGGGGLDNQVIIPLPQFRSAFVSNPDFDIQVKIKQVEQIEEAREELRSVMRKVRRLGPAEDDDFSINQQDQVLEMFHRVAGTIAAIGLFVTGLSLFVGGIGIMNIMFVSVAERTREIGIRKAIGAKRRTILLQFLLEASSICLLGGLVALAIAWPITLAMKRYFPAELSPLVVTIALVVSLVTGLLSGFFPAWRAARMNPVDALRSE; from the coding sequence ATGAACCTGCTCGCTGAACTGAAGGAAGGCCTCAGCATCGCGTGGGATGCCATCCGCGCAAACAAGCTGCGATCGATTCTCACAACCCTGGGGGTCGTGATCGGGGTGGTGACAGTCACCCTGATGGGCACGGCGATCCAGGGATTGAATCGCGCATTTGTCGATAGTATTTCGTTCATTGGCGGCGACACGCTTTACGTTCAGCGCAGCGCCTGGTTTGTGAATTCGCACGACGATTGGATGAAGATGCAAAAGCGCAAGCAGTTGACCCTCGCCGAGGTCAATGAGCTGGAGCGGCAGTTCACGAGCGCCGTCGCCATTGCCCCCGTGGCTCAGTCGCGAAGGCCAGTGCGATTCGGCAAGCGCAGTTCCGACGGGGTCCCTGTGATCGGCACGACAGCGTCGTATTTCCAGATCAGCGGCCTGATGGTTTCACACGGGCGAGTCCTTTCACACGCGGAGGCTGAGGGCGGCAGGCCTGTGTGCGTTATAGGGGCAACAGTGGCGACGAATCTGTTCCGGGAGAACTCTCCCCTCGGGGCGCGTGTCACCATCGGGCAGACGCAGTTTGAAGTGGTTGGCGTGCTGGAAAAGAAAGGCGGCTTGTTTGGCGACGGCGGAGGCGGTCTTGATAATCAGGTCATCATCCCTCTCCCGCAATTTCGTTCTGCGTTTGTCAGCAATCCGGACTTTGACATCCAGGTGAAGATCAAGCAGGTGGAACAAATCGAGGAGGCGCGGGAGGAACTGCGCAGCGTCATGCGCAAGGTGCGGCGCCTGGGGCCGGCCGAGGACGATGATTTTTCAATCAATCAGCAGGACCAGGTCCTCGAGATGTTTCATCGCGTCGCCGGGACGATCGCTGCCATCGGCCTCTTCGTTACTGGCCTGTCACTGTTTGTTGGTGGCATCGGAATCATGAACATTATGTTTGTCTCCGTCGCTGAAAGGACGCGCGAGATCGGGATCCGCAAAGCGATTGGAGCCAAGCGCAGGACCATCCTGCTTCAATTCCTGCTTGAGGCATCGAGCATTTGCCTGCTCGGCGGGCTTGTGGCGCTCGCGATCGCGTGGCCGATTACCCTCGCGATGAAGCGTTATTTTCCCGCTGAACTGTCGCCCCTTGTCGTGACCATCGCACTGGTTGTGTCGCTGGTTACGGGGCTGCTTTCGGGATTCTTTCCTGCCTGGCGCGCCGCGCGCATGAACCCCGTGGATGCACTGCGCAGCGAATGA
- a CDS encoding DUF481 domain-containing protein: protein MLRLRRPELIFWLAVLLSSLAPAGVHGAENVTLQLSNGDRISGALILHSTNRVVLSNSWNARLSVPLNRIVSGLPKREGEVISDATELVVYEAAKPLTAAVQTTNDGPWKGEAQLGLDLMFGARDRRGLYGRFKLGYQKPYESDPKKFFRNVFDYSIDYATTESFRTRSDGTTVSTMETTSDRMRASNKTSFDLAGPWYVYNLVGGGFDHVLRINAQYEAGPGVGYHVIEEKHLTLNLEFGLNYQAQYRSDGTDVQDVYYRLGQELTWKLSDKLSVVERLEYFPRINFDGHRMRFETTLKYELWKNISLNLTLLDLFDTHPAEDVDENELQVRSSLGLKF from the coding sequence ATGCTGCGACTGCGACGCCCTGAACTCATTTTTTGGCTCGCGGTTTTGCTCAGTTCGCTCGCACCCGCTGGCGTCCACGGCGCGGAAAATGTCACCCTGCAACTTTCAAACGGGGATCGCATTTCAGGGGCCCTGATCCTCCACTCCACGAATCGCGTCGTTCTCTCAAACAGCTGGAACGCCCGCCTGAGCGTTCCGCTCAACCGCATCGTGTCGGGACTTCCGAAACGCGAAGGCGAAGTCATATCCGATGCGACGGAACTGGTCGTCTACGAAGCCGCCAAACCACTGACCGCCGCAGTTCAAACCACGAACGACGGTCCCTGGAAAGGGGAGGCGCAACTCGGGCTCGACCTGATGTTCGGCGCGCGGGACAGGCGCGGACTCTATGGCCGATTCAAACTGGGTTATCAAAAGCCTTACGAGTCCGATCCCAAAAAATTCTTCCGCAACGTTTTCGATTATTCAATCGATTACGCCACCACCGAATCATTCCGCACCCGCAGTGACGGGACGACGGTGAGCACGATGGAAACAACATCCGATCGAATGCGCGCCAGCAACAAGACATCATTCGACCTTGCAGGACCATGGTACGTCTACAACCTGGTCGGCGGCGGCTTCGATCACGTCCTGAGAATCAACGCGCAATATGAGGCAGGCCCGGGCGTCGGTTACCACGTGATTGAGGAGAAACATCTCACGCTCAACCTGGAATTTGGTCTGAACTATCAGGCCCAGTATCGCTCGGACGGCACTGACGTGCAGGACGTTTACTATCGGCTTGGGCAGGAACTGACCTGGAAACTATCGGACAAGCTCAGCGTGGTGGAACGGCTGGAATATTTTCCCCGAATTAATTTCGACGGACATCGCATGCGATTCGAGACGACGCTCAAGTATGAGCTTTGGAAGAATATTTCCTTGAACCTGACGCTGCTGGACCTTTTCGACACGCATCCTGCCGAGGACGTGGATGAGAACGAACTGCAGGTGCGGTCTTCGCTGGGCTTGAAATTTTGA
- a CDS encoding efflux RND transporter periplasmic adaptor subunit, giving the protein MTTPKRRKRWIFILAAIVVVGGLVVFALANRKPPATTVQTEKVSRRNITEIVVANGKIQPVKQVVISPEVAGEIVKLPVREGDRVKKGDLLVQIKPDNYIATRNSAEANYRSSTGSRNLAKAQLEMAEAEYKRNLELFQNKLVSDSIFLEFKTSYEVARLQYENAVHQEDQARFGLDKAVDDLSKTTISAPMDGTVVRLQSQLGERVLGTSFNKGTEIMTIADLNEMEARVDIGEMDVILIEPGQIARLEVDAFRDRKFSGVVTEIANSAKGSGTSALGMSGSSSSQEAAKFEVHVRVQEKEVLRPGMSVTAEIETRYRTNVLTVPIASLTTRPPKETKDKKENTGTNAVAQTTNDPASGDRRLKETVKQQEVVFVVNGDAVRMVPVKSGISDDNYYEILDGLKEGDEVVSGNYRAIRDLQDGHKVVRGSPEAATADKK; this is encoded by the coding sequence ATGACAACTCCCAAACGGCGCAAACGTTGGATTTTCATACTGGCCGCCATCGTCGTGGTCGGCGGGCTCGTTGTGTTTGCCCTCGCCAACCGGAAACCGCCGGCGACGACGGTTCAAACTGAAAAAGTGTCCCGACGCAACATCACGGAGATAGTTGTTGCGAACGGAAAGATCCAGCCCGTCAAGCAGGTGGTGATCAGCCCGGAGGTTGCGGGCGAGATTGTGAAGTTGCCGGTGCGCGAGGGAGATCGCGTGAAGAAGGGCGACTTGCTGGTTCAGATCAAACCGGACAACTACATTGCCACGCGCAATTCTGCCGAAGCGAACTATCGGTCGTCGACCGGCAGCCGCAATCTTGCAAAGGCGCAACTGGAAATGGCTGAGGCCGAATACAAGCGCAACCTGGAGTTGTTCCAGAACAAGCTGGTGTCCGACTCCATTTTCCTGGAGTTCAAAACAAGTTACGAGGTGGCCCGGCTTCAATATGAGAACGCCGTTCACCAGGAGGACCAGGCGCGCTTCGGTCTCGACAAGGCGGTGGATGATCTGAGCAAGACGACCATTTCAGCACCGATGGATGGAACCGTTGTTCGGTTGCAATCGCAACTTGGCGAACGCGTGCTGGGCACATCATTCAACAAGGGGACGGAAATCATGACAATCGCAGATCTCAACGAAATGGAAGCACGCGTTGATATTGGCGAGATGGACGTGATTCTGATCGAGCCAGGACAGATCGCGCGGCTGGAAGTGGATGCGTTCCGCGACCGGAAGTTCTCCGGGGTGGTCACCGAAATCGCGAATTCAGCCAAAGGCAGCGGCACGTCGGCCCTGGGAATGTCAGGCAGCAGCAGCAGCCAGGAAGCGGCCAAGTTTGAGGTGCACGTCCGCGTCCAGGAGAAGGAAGTGCTGCGGCCAGGAATGTCGGTGACAGCTGAGATTGAAACGCGGTACCGCACGAATGTGCTCACTGTTCCGATCGCCAGCCTTACCACTCGGCCGCCGAAGGAAACGAAGGACAAAAAGGAGAACACCGGCACGAATGCCGTTGCTCAGACTACCAATGATCCGGCATCGGGCGATCGACGCCTGAAGGAAACGGTGAAGCAGCAGGAGGTTGTATTTGTTGTGAATGGCGACGCGGTGCGCATGGTTCCGGTCAAGAGCGGCATCAGTGACGACAATTATTACGAGATTCTCGACGGCTTGAAGGAAGGTGATGAGGTGGTGTCGGGGAATTACCGCGCGATTCGTGATCTCCAGGATGGCCACAAAGTTGTACGGGGCTCACCCGAAGCCGCCACCGCGGACAAAAAGTGA
- a CDS encoding ABC transporter ATP-binding protein, with amino-acid sequence MTLIRLDKISRRYQMGNETVHALREVTVEIKRGEYVAIMGPSGSGKSTLMNLIGCLDTPSAGSYVLNGVDVSMMEDNQLAEIRNREIGFVFQTFNLLPRSDALRNVELPLIYSGMSAEERRRVALDALSHVGLADRVHHRPNELSGGQRQRVAIARALVNNPSILLADEPTGNLDSRTGAEILALFDQLWKQGHTIILVTHEEAVARQARRVLRIRDGLLASDESLAVNPETGSGLPPIIPQAQRAQ; translated from the coding sequence ATGACACTCATTCGCCTCGACAAAATTTCCCGCCGGTACCAGATGGGTAACGAAACGGTCCATGCGTTGCGCGAGGTGACTGTGGAAATCAAACGCGGCGAATACGTCGCGATCATGGGACCGTCGGGTTCGGGCAAGTCCACACTGATGAACCTGATCGGCTGCCTGGACACCCCGAGTGCTGGCAGTTACGTCCTGAACGGAGTCGACGTGAGCATGATGGAGGACAATCAGCTGGCCGAGATCCGCAATCGTGAGATCGGGTTCGTCTTCCAAACATTCAATCTGCTGCCCCGTTCAGACGCGCTGCGGAATGTCGAGTTGCCTCTCATTTACTCCGGCATGTCAGCCGAGGAACGCCGGCGGGTCGCGCTCGATGCGTTGTCACACGTGGGCCTTGCGGACCGGGTGCATCATCGGCCAAACGAACTGTCGGGAGGACAGCGTCAGCGGGTCGCGATCGCGCGGGCGCTCGTCAACAACCCTTCGATCCTGCTGGCGGATGAACCGACGGGCAACCTCGACTCACGCACCGGCGCGGAGATTCTTGCGTTGTTCGATCAATTGTGGAAGCAGGGACACACGATCATTCTTGTCACGCATGAAGAAGCCGTGGCGCGGCAGGCGCGCCGGGTTTTGAGGATTCGTGACGGCCTTCTTGCGAGTGACGAGTCTCTTGCGGTGAATCCGGAAACCGGCAGCGGCCTGCCTCCCATCATTCCGCAGGCGCAACGCGCGCAATGA
- a CDS encoding family 16 glycoside hydrolase, with protein sequence MRVVLVLAVALWTCAVVGAGRSISFEADSAGGLPKGFSSVLLGHGKAGEWRVIAEDGGPEKEIVAQMSRELLGQRFPVLLMDEVVADFKLSIRFKIVAGTLEQSAGLVFRYQNPSNYFVVRADALANSFRCFKVENGLVKPAIGPEVPVTKNEWHTLVVQSEGTRILCALNGQELVKLIDSTARRTGRIGLWTKSDTIAQFASLRMNYTPHEPIAKALVRDALRDYPRVLDLSIFARRAEETMPVIIASKQVDQIGTPGSVSEAETIKTGNRYFGRSKDAVIVVLPLRDRNGDPMAAVRVRMKAFPGQTEDNAVIRAQPIVKAMEGRAQTLEELLE encoded by the coding sequence ATGCGAGTTGTTTTGGTCTTGGCGGTTGCGCTGTGGACATGCGCCGTGGTCGGAGCTGGACGAAGCATTTCGTTCGAAGCCGATTCGGCAGGCGGTCTGCCAAAAGGGTTCAGCAGCGTCCTGCTGGGACACGGCAAAGCAGGGGAGTGGCGCGTCATTGCGGAAGACGGGGGACCGGAAAAGGAGATAGTGGCGCAGATGTCGCGGGAGTTGCTTGGGCAACGGTTTCCGGTTTTGCTGATGGACGAGGTGGTGGCTGACTTCAAATTATCAATCCGTTTCAAAATTGTCGCCGGCACGCTCGAGCAAAGCGCCGGGCTCGTATTCCGGTATCAAAACCCCTCCAATTATTTCGTCGTTCGCGCCGACGCTTTGGCAAACAGCTTTCGATGCTTCAAGGTCGAGAACGGGCTGGTGAAACCGGCAATAGGGCCCGAAGTTCCGGTGACAAAGAACGAATGGCACACGCTGGTGGTGCAGTCTGAAGGCACGCGAATCCTGTGCGCCCTGAATGGACAAGAGCTCGTAAAGCTGATCGATAGCACCGCGCGCCGCACCGGGAGGATCGGCTTGTGGACGAAGTCCGATACGATTGCGCAGTTCGCCAGCCTCCGGATGAACTACACGCCGCACGAGCCGATCGCGAAGGCGCTGGTGCGGGATGCGTTGCGGGATTATCCCCGTGTCCTGGACCTTTCGATCTTTGCCCGGCGCGCCGAGGAGACAATGCCCGTGATCATTGCCAGCAAGCAGGTCGATCAGATCGGAACACCTGGCTCGGTCTCGGAAGCGGAAACGATCAAGACGGGAAATCGATATTTCGGCCGCAGCAAGGACGCGGTGATCGTGGTTCTGCCATTGCGTGATCGAAATGGGGATCCCATGGCAGCCGTCCGGGTCCGGATGAAGGCCTTCCCCGGCCAGACCGAAGACAACGCGGTCATTCGCGCGCAGCCGATTGTAAAAGCGATGGAAGGGCGGGCGCAAACGCTGGAGGAATTGTTGGAATAA
- a CDS encoding ABC transporter permease yields the protein MKKRTLWVLMAETRESFRMALGALVAHKLRSALTLLGVLIGVFSIIVVMTAMRVLQADVESNLSQLGGHTFMIQKWPGVYFGGPDGFEKFWRRKNITYAQARRLQDKATLPASIGVETSFWAGEVSSRNGSSAPNVRLFGETPGSFAARNWNLAEGRLLAEGDVDNARDVCVLGGGLAQSVFPFGGAVGERVKLDGINYTVIGVLEKKGTSLGGDQDNFAVIPITTGLDRYGRRDRSVAILVQAADQAGYAAAVEQTRGLLRVIRKVPPGADDDFELFSNDSMIEQFENFTRAVRLGVAVVSSIALLASGIGIMNIMLVSVTERTREIGIRRAIGAKRRTIMTQFILEAIVLCEIGGIIGVGLGILGGNSLALALKLTPVIPFDWVILGLAICSAVGIIFGTYPAYKAAHLDPIESLRYE from the coding sequence ATGAAAAAACGCACTCTATGGGTCCTGATGGCAGAGACACGCGAAAGCTTCCGCATGGCGCTCGGGGCCCTCGTCGCCCACAAGCTGCGTTCAGCGCTGACCTTGTTGGGCGTTCTCATCGGCGTGTTCTCCATCATTGTGGTGATGACTGCGATGCGCGTGCTGCAGGCCGACGTGGAATCCAACCTCAGCCAGCTCGGCGGCCACACGTTCATGATCCAGAAATGGCCAGGCGTTTACTTTGGCGGACCCGACGGCTTTGAGAAGTTTTGGCGGCGCAAGAACATCACATACGCCCAGGCCAGGCGATTGCAGGACAAGGCGACTCTTCCCGCGAGCATCGGCGTGGAGACTTCGTTTTGGGCGGGGGAAGTCAGCAGCCGCAATGGTTCGAGCGCGCCGAACGTTCGCCTGTTCGGCGAAACGCCGGGGAGCTTCGCCGCTCGAAATTGGAATCTTGCTGAAGGCCGCCTGCTTGCAGAAGGCGATGTCGATAATGCGCGGGACGTCTGTGTTCTTGGCGGCGGCCTGGCCCAAAGCGTTTTCCCGTTTGGCGGCGCCGTGGGCGAACGGGTCAAGCTCGATGGCATCAACTATACGGTGATTGGCGTGCTCGAAAAAAAGGGAACTTCCCTCGGAGGTGATCAGGACAACTTCGCAGTCATCCCGATCACAACAGGTTTGGATCGATACGGACGGCGCGATCGCAGTGTGGCAATTCTTGTGCAGGCCGCCGATCAGGCGGGTTACGCGGCGGCCGTGGAACAGACGCGAGGGCTGCTGCGTGTCATCCGCAAGGTGCCACCCGGAGCCGACGACGACTTCGAACTCTTCTCGAATGACTCCATGATTGAACAGTTTGAGAACTTCACGCGCGCCGTCCGGCTGGGCGTTGCGGTGGTGAGTTCCATTGCATTGCTGGCATCCGGGATCGGGATCATGAACATCATGCTGGTTTCGGTGACAGAACGCACCCGGGAGATCGGCATCCGCCGGGCGATCGGCGCGAAACGGAGAACGATCATGACTCAGTTTATTTTGGAAGCCATCGTTCTTTGTGAGATTGGCGGGATCATCGGCGTCGGCCTCGGCATTCTGGGTGGAAACAGCCTGGCGCTCGCGCTCAAGCTCACTCCTGTGATTCCTTTCGACTGGGTAATTCTAGGCCTCGCGATCTGTTCCGCCGTCGGCATCATCTTCGGCACGTATCCCGCCTACAAGGCAGCCCACCTCGATCCCATTGAATCGCTGCGTTACGAATAG